CGGGCGCGAGTTCCGGCCCGCATTTTGCGTAAGGTGCCCGTAAGAGCGTGGCGATACGGTTGCGGGTGAGTAGAAAAAGAGCAGCATCAACAACAGAATCACCGATTGGAGACAAAGATCATGTCGAATGCCATTGAGTCCGTCCTGGTGGAAACCCGGGTCTTTCCGCCGCCCGAGCGCGCTTCGCAAGGCGCCTCGATCCCGAGCATGGACGCCTACAAGGAATTGTGCGCCCAGGTCGAGAACGACTTTGACGGATTCTGGGCCGGCCAGGCCCGCGCCAACCTGAAGTGGACCAAGCCCTTCACCCAGGTGCTGGATGAGTCCGACGCCCCGTTCTACCGCTGGTTCGGCGACGGCGAGCTGAACGTCTCGGCCAACTGTCTGGACGTGCACCTGACCAATGGCAACGCCGACAAGACCGCGATCATCTTCGAAGCCGACGACGGCAAGGTCGACCGCGTCACCTACCGCGAACTGCTGGCCCGCGTGTGCCGCTTCGCCAATGGCCTGGCCAAGCTGGGCTACAAGAAGGGTGACCGCGCCATCATCTACATGCCCATGTCGATCGAGGCGGTGGTCGCCATGCAGGCCTGCGCGCGCCTGGGCGTGACCCATTCCGTGGTGTTCGGCGGCTTCTCGGCCAAGAGCCTGCAGGAGCGCATCGGCGACGTCGGCGCCACGGTCGTCATCACGGCCGACGAGCAGGTGCGCGGCGGCAAGGTCATCCCGCTCAAGCCGGCGGTCGAGGAAGCCATCGCCATGGGCGGCTGCGAGGCTGTCAGCAAGGTGATCGTGTACCGCCGCACGGGCGGCAAGATCCAGTGGACCGAAGGCCGCGACCTGTGGATGCACGACGTCGAGGCCGGCCAGCCCGATACCTGCGAGCCGGTGCCGGTCAACGCCGAGCATCCGCTGTTCATCCTCTACACCTCGGGTTCCACCGGCAAGCCCAAGGGCGTGCAGCATTCGTCGGCGGGCTACCTGCTGTGGGCCCTGCTGACCGTCAAGTGGACCTTCGACGCCCGCAAGGACGACGTCTACTGGTGCACGGCCGACGTGGGCTGGGTCACCGGCCATACCTACATCACCTACGGCCCGCTGGCCGCCGGCCTGACCCAGGTCGTGTTCGAGGGCGTGCCCACGTACCCGAACGCCGGCCGCTTCTGGGACATGATCGCGCGCCACAAGGTCACCACCTTCTACACCGCGCCGACCGCCATCCGTTCGCTGATCAAGGCCGCCGAGGCCACGCCCGAGGCCCATCCGCGCAACTACGACCTGGATTCGCTGCGCATCCTGGGCACGGTGGGCGAGCCGATCAATCCCGAAGCCTGGATGTGGTATCACAAACAGATCGGCCGCGAGCGTTGCCCCATCGTCGACACCTGGTGGCAGACCGAGACCGGCGGCCACATGATCACGCCGCTGCCGGGCGCCACGCCGGCCAAGCCGGGCTCCTGCACGCTGCCGCTGCCGGGCATCGCCGCGGCCATCGTCGATGAGACCGGCGCCGATGTCGAACAGGGCAATGGCGGCTTCCTGGTCATCAAGCGCCCCTGGCCCGCGATGATCCGCAACATCTGGGGCGACCCCGAGCGCTTCAAGAAGAGCTACTTCCCGTCCGAGCTGCGCGGCTACTACCTGGCGGGCGACGGCGCGCAGCGCGACGCCGACGGCTATTTCTGGATCATGGGCCGCATCGACGACGTGCTGAACGTCTCGGGCCACCGCCTGGGCACGATGGAAGTCGAGTCGGCGCTGGTGGCGCATGAACTGGTCGCCGAGGCCGCGGTGGTGGGTCGTCCCGACGACACCACCGGCGAAGCCGTGGTGGCTTTCGTGGTGCTCAAGCGCGCGCGGCCCGAGGGCGAAGAGGCGCAGGCCATCGCCAAGCAGCTGCGCGACTGGGTGGCCAAGGAGATCGGTCCCATCGCCAAGCCCAAGGACATTCGCTTCGGCGACAACCTGCCCAAGACGCGCTCCGGCAAGATCATGCGCCGCCTGCTGCGCGTGGTCGCCAAGGGCGAGGAAATCACTCAGGACGTGTCCACGCTGGAAAACCCCGCCATCCTGGATCAATTGGCCAAGTCGCTGTAGATCCGATGCCTTCCGGTCCCGCCCGCCGCCCGTCCGCATCGTGGACGAAACGGCGGGCGGGCACGGCGGCCCGCGCCGCGCGCCGGGAGCATAATGGCAGACGCCCGTAACGGTATCCGTTACGGGCGTCTTTGTTTTCCGATCCCCATCCACCTGGAGTCCCCGCAGTGAACCGCAGCAGTTTCGATCGTGCCGGCCTGGCCCTGATGTTGAGCACCATCCTTGTATGGGCGGGCAGCTGGATCGCGATGAAGCTGATCGTGCCGTACATCGGCCCCTTCGACTTCGTGGCGCTGCGCTATGTGACCGGCGCCGTCGTGCTGTTCGTGCTGGCCCTGGCCACGCGCCGGCCGCTGGCCATGCCGCCCTGGGGGCTGACGCTGCTGATCGGGCTGACGCAGACGGCCGGATTCCAGGGCTTCGTCCAGACCGCGCTGGTCTCGGGCGGCGTCGGCAAGGTGTCGCTGATGGCCTACACCATGCCCTTCTGGGTGGTGCTGTTCGCCTGGTGGCTGCTGCGCGAGCGTCCCACCGTCCGGCATGCCGCCGGCATCGGGTTGGCGGCGATCGGCCTGGTCTGTTTCGTCGAGCCCTGGAACGGGTTGGGCGATATCAAGCCCGTGCTGCTGGGACTGGGCAGTGGATTGTGCTGGGGCGTGGGCACGGTGCTGTCCAAGCGCATGTTCGAGCGCCATCGCCCCGACGTGATGGTGTTCACCGCCTGGCAGATGCTGCTGGGCGGGCTGGTCATGGCGCCGGTGGCCTGGATGGTGCCGCAGATTCCGGCGCAATGGGGCTGGCAGCTGTCGCTGGGCATGATCTACATCGTGTTCATCGCCACGGCGGCCGGCTGGCTGCTGTGGCTGCAGGTGGTGCGCCGGGTGCCCGCGTCCATCGCGGGCCTGTCCAGCCTGGGCGTGCCGGTGGTGGCCATGCTGCTGGCCTGGGCGTTGCTGTCCGAGCGGCCCGGCGGCGCCGAGCTGGCGGGCATGGCGCTGATCCTGGCCGGCATCTGGGTCGTGAGCCGAGCCGCGCCGCCGGGCAGGCAATGAACCTCCCGCCGCGTTGAAGGCTTCCGTCGCGGCGCTGTTGTTTTTTCCGAATCCGCATCACGCACGAAGGTTGTTTCCATGATTGATTTGCGCAGCGACACCGTCACCCGGCCTACGGCCGCTATGCTCCAGGCCATGATGGCCGCGCCGGTCGGCGACGACGTGATGGGCGACGATCCCAGCGTCAACCGCCTGCAGGCGGCCGTGGCCGAGCGCGCCGGCAAGGAGGCGGGCCTGTTCTTCCCGTCCGGCACGCAAAGCAACCTGGCCGCGCTGATGGCGCATTGCGAGCGCGGCGACGAATACCTGGTGGGGCAGCTCGCGCACACCTACCGCTACGAGGGCGGCGGCGCGGCGGTGCTGGGCAGCATCCAGCCCCAGCCCATCGAGCATGCCGCGGACGGTACGCTGCCGCTCGAGCGGCTGGCCGAGGCCGTCAAGCCCAAGGGCGATCCGCACTACGCGCGCACGCGCCTGTTGGCGCTGGAGAACACCTTCCAAGGCAAGCTGATTCCCGCCACGTATATCGAGGCCGCCAGCGCCTGGGCGCGCGGGCTGGGCCTGGGCGTGCATCTGGACGGGGCGCGCGTGTTCAATGCCGCCGTCGCCAGCGGCCGGCCGCTGGCCGAGCTGTGCGCGCCGTTCGACACGGTTTCCCTCTGTTTTTCCAAGGGGCTGGGCGCGCCCGTGGGCTCGGTGCTGGTCGGCAGCCGCGCCTTGATCGAGCGCGCGCTGCGCTGGCGCAAGATGCTGGGCGGCGGCTTGCGCCAATCCGGCGTGCTGGCGGCCGCCTGCCTGTACGCGCTGGAGCACAACGTCGAACGGCTGGCGCAGGATCATGAGCATGCGCGCCTGCTGGCCGAGGGGCTGCGCGGCATCGCGGGCCTGCGGGTGCTGTCGCAGGATACGAACATGGTGTTCGTCGAGTTCGAGCCGTCGCGCTGCGACGCGCTGAACGCGGGCGTGGCGGCGGACGGCATTCTGATGCGCGCCGTCTACGGCGGCTCGACGCGGCTGGTGACGCACCTGGACGTGTCGGCCGACGACGTGCGGCGCGTGGTGGCCTCGGTGGCGCGGCATCTGGCCTGAGACCGACAGACTCGGATGGCCGCGCGCGTGGCGTCAAGCGAGCCTGACGAGCCGCTTCAGCCGTGCCGTTCGCGGCTGTCGCCCGGGGCTTCGTCGCGCCGCGCCATGCCATAGTCCCGCAGCACCTGCGCCACGCGCAGCCGATAGTCCTGGAACACGCCGCCGCGGCCGGCCGCTTGCGCGCGGCGGTGCGATTCCAGTGAGCGCCAGCGGCGCACCGCATCCTCATCGCGCCAGAACGACAGCGACAGCAGCTTGCCCGGCGTGCTCAGGCTCTGGAAGCGCTCGACGGAAATGAAGCCGTCGATGGCCTTCAGCTCGTCGATCAGGGTGGCGGCGATGTCCAGATAGGGCTTGGGATCGCCCTGGGCGGGTTCGACTTCGAAGATCACGGCGATCATGGGTGTGCGTCCTTGGCGCAGTCAAACAGGGGAAGGCGGGCGTTGGGCAGCGGCCGGTAGCGATGGCGCGCGGCCAGGGCGGGCGCGTCGGCGCCGGCGCGCAGCAGATGGGCCAGCGCGCCCGCCGCATCGCGGCGCGCCAGGTCCTGGCCGGGACAGGCGTGGCCCAGCGCGCCAAAGGTCCAGGGTGTGTCGGGTTGCGCGAGGGCGGCGGCGGCCAGCACCAGCAGCACGGTCTGCCCGGCGGCGATGCGCTGGCCGTCGACGTTGATCTCGTCGGCCAGGAAGCGTCGGGTGTTGTGTATCGGCGGATCAATGCGCAGCGTTTCGGCGACCAGTTCGCGCGCCGCGTCCGGGGGCGGCGCCCGCCGCAGGCCGCGCCGGCCAGCCAGCACCAGCGCATTGCCGAGCAGGGCCGCGCCGGCTTCGCAGGACTGGAACAGCAGCCCGGCCAGATTGGCGGCCAGCAGGTCCATGCCGATGCCGGCCTGGGCGCAGTCCTGCCGCAGCCGGCGCAGCGTTTCGCCGGCCTGGGGCGCGTGCAGATAGGCCAGCATGCGCGCCTGCAGGCGCTCGGCGGCGCGGTGGGCGCGTTCGATGCGCGCGGCGTCGGCCGTGGCGGGCAGCGCCGCGATAAAGTCCGCGATGTCGGCTGCGCATGTGCCGTGCACGTCCGGCGGCAGGCCCATGAAGGCCGCCTGCGCATACACCGGCGCGAGCGTCAGGTAGCGGTCCACGCCGGCCGCGTCGATGCGCGGCAGCGGCCAGGCGCCGTTCAGGTCCGGCGCGGGCTGGCTGTCGATATAGGCGCGCAGCAGCGTCTTGAGCCTGGCGTGTTCTGCGCTGTCATTCATCCGGACAAAGCGGCCGAACAGCGCGCCGGCGGGGCCGGGGCACAGGCCGCGCGGCACGGGTTCGGCGGGCGGCCGGACGCGGGCGGCGGGATGCGCGAACACCTGCGCGATGGCCTGCGGACTGCTGGCGACCCACAGGTTCAGCGTGTCGTCGCGGTACAGCGGACGCTCGCGCGCCAGCGCGGCATAGTAGGGATAGGGATCGGCGTGGGTGACGGCGGCGATGGGATCGGTGGGCGGCATGGCGCGGGCTCGTGATGGAACGAGCCGCCAGTATCCCGGTTCGTCACGGGCCATGATTCGATGGGGAACGAACCATGCATGCGCTTGCAAGCGAACACTGGACGAGCCGTGCGCGCCAGGGCATGGCGCGCGGGACGAGGATTCAGGCGCGTCCGTTGTCGGCCAGCAGCGCCGCATAGCCGGGCCGCGAGTCCGGCCACTGCAGACGCAGGCCGCTGGCGCGCAGCCGCGCGTTGCTGAGTTTCTTGCTGCCCACATTGGCGGGCGCGGGGGCGATGCGTGGCGCGGGCGCGCCGATGATGCGCGCCAGGTCGGCGTACAGCTCGTGTAGTGGCAGCGGCGTATCGTCGCAGCCGATGTACACGGACGCGACGGCGGGCAGCAGGGCCAGATGCGCGACGGCCGCGGCGGCGTCATCGATGTGGATGCGGTTGGCCCAATGCGGGGGCTCGACGGGCGCGCCGGCCTGGCCCGAACGCAGCCGCTCGATCAGCTGCAGCCGGCCCGGGCCATACAGGCCGGCCAGTCGCAGCGCCGTGGCGGATTCGGGTCGGGCTGCCAGCAATGCCTCGGCTTCCAGCAGGATGCGGCCGTTGAAGCCTTGCGGCGCGGGCGGCGTGTCCTCGTCGACCCAGCCGCCCCGGTGTTCGCCATAGACGGCGCTGGACGACACGAACACGATGCGTTGCAGATGGGAGGCGTCCAGCGCGGCGAGCACATTGCGCAGCCCGTCGACGAACACGCCGCGATAGACGGCTTCGTCGCGCGCGCCGGGGGCGGGCAGGAAGATCAGGCGGGTGATGCCGGCGGGCAGGACGGGGATGCCGTCGGGCCGCGAGATGTCGCCGCGCAGCCAGGCGATGCCGTCCGCGTCGTCAGCGGGCGGCTGGCGCCGCAGGGCATGGACTTCCACGCCCTGGACCCGCAGCCGCCGCGCGGCGCGCAGGCCCAGGTCGCCGCAGCCGATGAGCAGCGCGCGCTCGGCCATGCTCACATGCCGCTGTAGACGGGGCCTTCGCCGCCCTGCGGGGCGACCCAGACGATGTTCTGGGTGGGATCCTTGATGTCGCAGGTCTTGCAGTGCACGCAGTTCTGCGCGTTGATCTGCAGGCGGTCGTCGCCGTGGTCGTCCTTGACGAACTCGTACACGCCGGCCGGACAGTAGCGCGATTCCGGGCCGCCGTACTTGGCCAGGTTGACCTGCACCGGCACCGCCGGATCCTTCAGCGTCAGGTGCACCGGCTCGTTCTCGTCATGGTTGGTGTTCGAGATGAACACCGAGCTGAGCTTGTCGAACGTGAGCTTGCCGTCGGGCTTGGGGTAATCGATGCGCGCGCACTGCGAGGCCGGCTGCAGGCTGGCGTGGTCGGGCTTGCTGTTGCGCAGCGTCCAGGGGAAGTTGCCCTTGAGCACCAGCTGTTCGATGCCGGTCATGACGGTGGCGACGGTGCGGCCCTTCTTGAACCACTGCTTGAAGTTGCGCGCCTTGTTCAGTTCCTCGTGCAGCCAGGAGGACTTGAACGCGGCCGGGTAGGCGGACAGCTCGTCCTGGCGCCGGTCGGCCTGCACCGCGTCGAACGCGGCGTCGGCGGCCAGCATGCCGGTCTTGATGGCGGCATGGCTGCCCTTGATGCGCGAGGCGTTGAGGAAGCCGGCCTCGCAGCCGACCAGTACGCCGCCGGGCACGGTGAGCTTGGGCAGGGCCAGCAGGCCGCCCGCGGTGATGGCGCGCGCGCCGTAGGCGATGCGCTTGCCGCCTTCGAAGGTGCCGCGGATGGCGGGGTGGGTCTTGTAGCGCTGGAACTCGTCGAACGGCGACAGCCACGGGTTGGCGTAGTCCAGGCCGACGATCAGGCCGACCGCCACCAGGTTGTTGTCCAGGTGATAGAGGAAGGAGCCGCCGTAGGTGTCGGCGTCCAGCGGCCAGCCGGCGGTGTGGATCACCAGGCCGGGCTTGGACTGGGCCGGATCGACTTCCCACATTTCCTTGATGCCGATGCCGTAGGACTGGGCGTTGCGGCCGTCGTCGAGCTTGAAGCGCTCGATCAGCTGGCGGCCCAGCTGGCCGCGCGCGCCTTCGGCGAACACCGTATAACGCGCGTGCAGCTCCATGCCGGGCTGGTAGTGGTCGGTGTGGCTGCCGTCGCGGGCCACGCCCATGTCGCCGGTGGCCACGCCGCGCACGGCGCCCTGTTCGTCGTACAGCACTTCGACCGCGGCGAAGCCGGGGAAGATGTCCACGCCCAGCGCCTCGGCCTGTTCGCCCATCCACTTGACCACCTCGCCCAGGCGGACGATGTAGTTGCCTTCATTGTGGAAACAGGGCGGCAGCAGCCAGTTGGGCGTGACGCGGGCGCCGGTCTCGCTCAGGAACATGAACTTGTCCTGCGTGACCGGCACGGTCAGCGGCGCGCCCTTTTCCTTCCAGTCGGGGATGAGCTCGGTCAGGGCCAGCGGATCCATGACCGCGCCGGACAGCGTGTGCGCGCCCAGTTCGGCGCCTTTCTCCAGGACGCAGACGCCGATTTCCTGGCCCTTGTCGGCGGCCAGCTGCTTCAGGCGGATGGCGGTGGCCAGGCCGGCAGGTCCGCCGCCGACCACGACCACGTCATATTCCATCGACTCGCGTTCAGACATTTGCAAAGCTCCCCGTATGTATCCCATGTATGGCTGGAAGTATTATCAACGATTGTATTGCAGCCGGAGGCGGTGCCGCCTTCGCATTTCCTATAGCCATCAGGAGTAATTGGTGAACCCGGACACGCTGTCTGCGCGGATTCTTGCGGTGGGCGATACCCACCAGGTGGATCTGCCCCTGCGTTGGGGCGATTCGGACGCGCTCAACCATCTCAACAACACGCTGTATTTCCGTCTCATGGAAGAGGCGCGCATGCGCATCCTGTACGACGCGGGCTTCGAGTTGCCGGCCAACGACGGCGCCATCCTGGCGCACGCGTCCTGCGATTTTCTGCGCCCGCTGACTTATCCGGCCACCGTGCGAGTGACCCATACGGTGACCCGAATCGGACGCTCCAGCGCCGAATTCGAGCTGCTGCTGGAAAAGGTCGGCGACGATGCCGGCCCCTACGCGCGCGGCCGCAATGTGCTGGTCTGGATGGATTACGTGGCCAATACGTCCGCCCCGTGGCCGCCTGAAGTGCTGGCCAAGATGGCCACGCAGTTCCAGCCGGCGGCCTGAGGCGCGTCCGGGCTTTCCCTGCGCGCATTCACCGGCCAAGCCGGTAGAATCTGGCGCAGGATCACAATAGCAATAAAGGGCGCGCCATCGCCAGGCGCCGCGTTCCGGCAGGCAGTCGCGCCGGAACCGGGCCGATGGCCGCGCTCCAGGAAAAGACAGGGCCCGCCCCGGCCCGGACCTGCCGGCGGCAGGCGCCGGACCGGGGCAGGGCGCTACTTCGGTTAGACCCAAACAGGAGTTGGAGCGATGGACAAAGTTTATGCAAGCGCCCGGGAGGCGCTGGCAGGCATCGTCAAGGACGGCCAGATGATCGCCGTGGGCGGTTTCGGCCTTTGTGGCATTCCGGAAGCGCTGATCGCGGCGCTGCGCGATTCGGGCGTGAAGGACCTGACCTGCGTGAGCAACAACGCCGGTGTGGACGGTTTCGGCCTGGGCCAGCTGCTGAACACGCGGCAGGTGCGCAAGATGATCGCGTCCTACGTGGGCGAGAACAAGGAATTCGAGCGCCAGTACCTGTCGGGCGAGCTGGAGCTGGAATTCACGCCGCAGGGCACGCTGGCCGAGAAGCTGCGCGCCGGCGGCGCCGGCATCCCAGCGTTCTTCACCCGCACGGGCGTGGGCACCATCGTGGCCGACGGCAAGGAAATCCGCGAGTTCGACGGCCAGCAGTACGTGATGGAGCGTTCGCTGACGCCGGACGTGTCGCTGGTCA
The Achromobacter sp. AONIH1 DNA segment above includes these coding regions:
- the acs gene encoding acetate--CoA ligase, producing MSNAIESVLVETRVFPPPERASQGASIPSMDAYKELCAQVENDFDGFWAGQARANLKWTKPFTQVLDESDAPFYRWFGDGELNVSANCLDVHLTNGNADKTAIIFEADDGKVDRVTYRELLARVCRFANGLAKLGYKKGDRAIIYMPMSIEAVVAMQACARLGVTHSVVFGGFSAKSLQERIGDVGATVVITADEQVRGGKVIPLKPAVEEAIAMGGCEAVSKVIVYRRTGGKIQWTEGRDLWMHDVEAGQPDTCEPVPVNAEHPLFILYTSGSTGKPKGVQHSSAGYLLWALLTVKWTFDARKDDVYWCTADVGWVTGHTYITYGPLAAGLTQVVFEGVPTYPNAGRFWDMIARHKVTTFYTAPTAIRSLIKAAEATPEAHPRNYDLDSLRILGTVGEPINPEAWMWYHKQIGRERCPIVDTWWQTETGGHMITPLPGATPAKPGSCTLPLPGIAAAIVDETGADVEQGNGGFLVIKRPWPAMIRNIWGDPERFKKSYFPSELRGYYLAGDGAQRDADGYFWIMGRIDDVLNVSGHRLGTMEVESALVAHELVAEAAVVGRPDDTTGEAVVAFVVLKRARPEGEEAQAIAKQLRDWVAKEIGPIAKPKDIRFGDNLPKTRSGKIMRRLLRVVAKGEEITQDVSTLENPAILDQLAKSL
- a CDS encoding DMT family transporter translates to MNRSSFDRAGLALMLSTILVWAGSWIAMKLIVPYIGPFDFVALRYVTGAVVLFVLALATRRPLAMPPWGLTLLIGLTQTAGFQGFVQTALVSGGVGKVSLMAYTMPFWVVLFAWWLLRERPTVRHAAGIGLAAIGLVCFVEPWNGLGDIKPVLLGLGSGLCWGVGTVLSKRMFERHRPDVMVFTAWQMLLGGLVMAPVAWMVPQIPAQWGWQLSLGMIYIVFIATAAGWLLWLQVVRRVPASIAGLSSLGVPVVAMLLAWALLSERPGGAELAGMALILAGIWVVSRAAPPGRQ
- the ltaE gene encoding low-specificity L-threonine aldolase — encoded protein: MIDLRSDTVTRPTAAMLQAMMAAPVGDDVMGDDPSVNRLQAAVAERAGKEAGLFFPSGTQSNLAALMAHCERGDEYLVGQLAHTYRYEGGGAAVLGSIQPQPIEHAADGTLPLERLAEAVKPKGDPHYARTRLLALENTFQGKLIPATYIEAASAWARGLGLGVHLDGARVFNAAVASGRPLAELCAPFDTVSLCFSKGLGAPVGSVLVGSRALIERALRWRKMLGGGLRQSGVLAAACLYALEHNVERLAQDHEHARLLAEGLRGIAGLRVLSQDTNMVFVEFEPSRCDALNAGVAADGILMRAVYGGSTRLVTHLDVSADDVRRVVASVARHLA
- a CDS encoding antibiotic biosynthesis monooxygenase — translated: MIAVIFEVEPAQGDPKPYLDIAATLIDELKAIDGFISVERFQSLSTPGKLLSLSFWRDEDAVRRWRSLESHRRAQAAGRGGVFQDYRLRVAQVLRDYGMARRDEAPGDSRERHG
- a CDS encoding cytochrome, giving the protein MPPTDPIAAVTHADPYPYYAALARERPLYRDDTLNLWVASSPQAIAQVFAHPAARVRPPAEPVPRGLCPGPAGALFGRFVRMNDSAEHARLKTLLRAYIDSQPAPDLNGAWPLPRIDAAGVDRYLTLAPVYAQAAFMGLPPDVHGTCAADIADFIAALPATADAARIERAHRAAERLQARMLAYLHAPQAGETLRRLRQDCAQAGIGMDLLAANLAGLLFQSCEAGAALLGNALVLAGRRGLRRAPPPDAARELVAETLRIDPPIHNTRRFLADEINVDGQRIAAGQTVLLVLAAAALAQPDTPWTFGALGHACPGQDLARRDAAGALAHLLRAGADAPALAARHRYRPLPNARLPLFDCAKDAHP
- a CDS encoding NAD-dependent epimerase/dehydratase family protein — translated: MAERALLIGCGDLGLRAARRLRVQGVEVHALRRQPPADDADGIAWLRGDISRPDGIPVLPAGITRLIFLPAPGARDEAVYRGVFVDGLRNVLAALDASHLQRIVFVSSSAVYGEHRGGWVDEDTPPAPQGFNGRILLEAEALLAARPESATALRLAGLYGPGRLQLIERLRSGQAGAPVEPPHWANRIHIDDAAAAVAHLALLPAVASVYIGCDDTPLPLHELYADLARIIGAPAPRIAPAPANVGSKKLSNARLRASGLRLQWPDSRPGYAALLADNGRA
- a CDS encoding electron transfer flavoprotein-ubiquinone oxidoreductase, which translates into the protein MSERESMEYDVVVVGGGPAGLATAIRLKQLAADKGQEIGVCVLEKGAELGAHTLSGAVMDPLALTELIPDWKEKGAPLTVPVTQDKFMFLSETGARVTPNWLLPPCFHNEGNYIVRLGEVVKWMGEQAEALGVDIFPGFAAVEVLYDEQGAVRGVATGDMGVARDGSHTDHYQPGMELHARYTVFAEGARGQLGRQLIERFKLDDGRNAQSYGIGIKEMWEVDPAQSKPGLVIHTAGWPLDADTYGGSFLYHLDNNLVAVGLIVGLDYANPWLSPFDEFQRYKTHPAIRGTFEGGKRIAYGARAITAGGLLALPKLTVPGGVLVGCEAGFLNASRIKGSHAAIKTGMLAADAAFDAVQADRRQDELSAYPAAFKSSWLHEELNKARNFKQWFKKGRTVATVMTGIEQLVLKGNFPWTLRNSKPDHASLQPASQCARIDYPKPDGKLTFDKLSSVFISNTNHDENEPVHLTLKDPAVPVQVNLAKYGGPESRYCPAGVYEFVKDDHGDDRLQINAQNCVHCKTCDIKDPTQNIVWVAPQGGEGPVYSGM
- a CDS encoding thioesterase family protein, translating into MNPDTLSARILAVGDTHQVDLPLRWGDSDALNHLNNTLYFRLMEEARMRILYDAGFELPANDGAILAHASCDFLRPLTYPATVRVTHTVTRIGRSSAEFELLLEKVGDDAGPYARGRNVLVWMDYVANTSAPWPPEVLAKMATQFQPAA
- a CDS encoding CoA transferase subunit A, yielding MDKVYASAREALAGIVKDGQMIAVGGFGLCGIPEALIAALRDSGVKDLTCVSNNAGVDGFGLGQLLNTRQVRKMIASYVGENKEFERQYLSGELELEFTPQGTLAEKLRAGGAGIPAFFTRTGVGTIVADGKEIREFDGQQYVMERSLTPDVSLVKAHIADRSGNLVFRKTARNFNPNVAMAGKITVVEVEQIVETGSLDPDQVHLPGIYVQRIVLNATPEKRIEQRTTRPA